From the Thermococcus guaymasensis DSM 11113 genome, one window contains:
- a CDS encoding tRNA (guanine(10)-N(2))-dimethyltransferase, translated as MELVEIKEGLARILVPKAERIYDAPVFYNPVMALNRDLSVLAVKAISPKRVLDALSATGIRGLRYSLETPAEEVWMNDINEGAFNLILKNVGLNFGVESVPEGGRAEVKLPNGKRLVVNLGDANKLMAEKFRYFDFIDLDPFGSPVEFLDSALRSVKRRGFLGVTATDTGVLCGAYRKACLRKYLAEPIRGELCHEAGLRILIGTVVRYAAKYDLGVDVLLAYYRDHYFRAFLGLKSGAKKADESVEMLGYLWQEKNGKFRYETGFLPEEQGAYGPMWLGSLKDEKFVEELVKLAKAEPDSIAHKKTLQFLSLLHEELDVPFHYDTHALARKNGLEVVKVSKAIETLRSLGFSATRTHFSPTSIKTNAPFEAVLKSMGNGKGC; from the coding sequence ATGGAGCTGGTGGAGATTAAAGAAGGGCTCGCGAGGATCCTGGTTCCCAAAGCCGAGAGAATATATGATGCCCCCGTTTTTTACAACCCTGTGATGGCCCTTAACAGGGATCTGAGCGTTCTGGCGGTAAAGGCCATTTCTCCGAAGCGCGTCCTTGATGCCCTCTCTGCAACTGGAATACGGGGTCTCAGGTATTCCCTTGAAACACCCGCCGAGGAAGTCTGGATGAACGACATCAATGAGGGGGCATTCAATCTTATCCTGAAAAACGTGGGGCTGAACTTCGGTGTGGAATCCGTTCCGGAAGGTGGTAGGGCAGAGGTGAAACTCCCAAATGGCAAAAGACTCGTCGTCAACCTTGGTGATGCAAATAAGCTCATGGCTGAAAAGTTCAGGTACTTTGATTTCATTGATCTAGACCCCTTTGGATCCCCGGTGGAGTTCCTTGACTCTGCCCTCCGATCCGTAAAACGGAGGGGCTTCCTTGGCGTGACGGCAACCGACACGGGTGTCCTCTGCGGCGCCTACCGGAAAGCCTGCCTGAGGAAATACCTTGCTGAGCCAATCCGCGGCGAGCTGTGCCACGAAGCGGGCCTCCGGATTCTCATAGGGACTGTGGTAAGGTACGCGGCAAAGTACGACCTCGGCGTTGATGTTCTGCTTGCATATTACCGCGACCACTATTTCAGGGCCTTCTTGGGGCTGAAGAGCGGGGCAAAAAAAGCCGATGAGAGCGTCGAGATGCTTGGATACCTCTGGCAGGAGAAGAACGGAAAATTCCGGTATGAGACTGGCTTTCTTCCTGAAGAACAGGGAGCTTACGGCCCGATGTGGCTGGGGTCCCTCAAGGACGAAAAATTCGTAGAAGAGCTCGTGAAGCTGGCCAAAGCAGAACCTGACTCGATAGCCCACAAAAAGACCCTTCAGTTCCTGTCCTTACTCCATGAAGAGCTTGACGTCCCGTTCCATTACGATACCCACGCACTGGCACGAAAGAACGGCCTTGAAGTCGTTAAGGTCTCAAAGGCTATAGAAACTCTCCGCTCGCTCGGCTTTTCCGCAACGAGGACGCACTTTTCACCCACATCAATAAAGACCAACGCACCCTTCGAAGCGGTACTCAAAAGTATGGGGAACGGCAAAGGTTGTTAG
- a CDS encoding 50S ribosomal protein L35ae, producing MRRKALILAYAGSHEHRYNHHMILKPIGVNDRAGASALIGRKVMWRTPTGRKMFGKILRTHGNKGEVKAYFKPGLPGQALGDYVEIL from the coding sequence ATGAGGCGGAAGGCCCTGATCCTCGCCTACGCAGGTTCCCATGAGCACAGATACAACCACCACATGATTCTTAAGCCCATTGGCGTGAACGACAGGGCAGGTGCGAGCGCCCTTATCGGCAGGAAGGTCATGTGGAGGACTCCAACCGGCAGGAAAATGTTCGGGAAGATTCTCAGAACTCATGGAAACAAAGGAGAAGTAAAGGCCTACTTCAAGCCAGGGCTCCCGGGGCAGGCCCTTGGCGACTACGTCGAAATCCTTTAA
- a CDS encoding metallophosphoesterase translates to MLGFLRRRKLRRLRHNMDEILIMHIGDTPESVYRFLERLIDELQPDVIIHTGDLVDNVKLERRPELKPAYEAGLRKLARILKGSGAKLYIVPGNEDCKKLLQEFFGDNVVEPGSIVEIEGKTFALGHSWRDVANKEADFKLYGHNFKVIPSGLNAVLGINFIFLPSGRTVRVDYPVGTDTARGYRLWRGL, encoded by the coding sequence ATGCTCGGCTTCCTAAGGAGGAGGAAACTTAGGCGGCTCAGGCACAACATGGACGAAATCCTGATCATGCACATAGGGGATACGCCGGAGAGCGTTTATCGGTTTCTCGAAAGACTCATCGATGAACTTCAGCCAGATGTCATAATCCATACAGGTGACTTGGTTGACAACGTCAAACTTGAAAGAAGGCCCGAATTAAAGCCCGCCTACGAAGCGGGGCTTAGAAAACTCGCGCGGATACTCAAAGGCTCCGGGGCAAAGCTCTACATCGTGCCGGGCAACGAGGACTGTAAGAAACTCCTCCAAGAATTCTTTGGAGATAATGTAGTTGAACCGGGAAGCATCGTCGAGATCGAGGGGAAAACTTTCGCCCTCGGCCACTCATGGAGAGACGTTGCCAACAAGGAAGCGGACTTCAAGCTCTACGGCCACAACTTCAAGGTCATCCCGAGTGGTTTAAACGCTGTCCTTGGTATCAACTTCATTTTTCTGCCGAGCGGCAGGACCGTTAGGGTGGATTATCCCGTTGGGACCGACACCGCCCGTGGTTACAGGCTTTGGAGGGGTTTGTGA
- a CDS encoding NOL1/NOP2/sun family putative RNA methylase, which translates to MLEKLFSLGYSKTFAERYYELWGERALSIAEAMEKPLPRCFRVNTLRIEIPRLTKLLNKKGFQFRRVPWAREGFCLTREPFSITSTPEYLSGLLYIQEASSMYPPVALDPKPGEVVADMAAAPGGKTSYLAQLMENEGIIYAFDVGEDRLKETRLNLSRLGVTNTILFHKSSLYIDELGVEFDKILLDAPCTGSGTIHKNPERKANRTMDDIKFCQGLQMQLLEKGLSVLKNGGILVYSTCSLEPEENEFVIQWVLDNFDVELLPLRYGEPALTKPFGIELSEEIKKARRFYPDKHGTSGFFVAKLRKL; encoded by the coding sequence ATGCTCGAAAAGTTGTTTTCCCTTGGCTACTCCAAGACATTCGCGGAGCGCTATTACGAACTGTGGGGTGAGAGGGCCTTAAGCATAGCCGAGGCGATGGAAAAGCCCCTGCCGAGGTGCTTCCGCGTAAACACCCTCAGGATAGAAATACCCAGGCTCACGAAGCTCCTCAACAAGAAGGGCTTCCAGTTCAGGAGAGTCCCCTGGGCGAGAGAGGGTTTCTGCCTCACGCGCGAGCCGTTCTCAATCACTTCCACGCCTGAATACCTCAGCGGCCTCCTCTACATCCAGGAGGCCAGCTCGATGTATCCCCCCGTGGCGCTCGATCCGAAGCCCGGTGAAGTCGTTGCGGACATGGCGGCTGCGCCCGGCGGAAAAACCTCTTACTTAGCCCAGCTTATGGAGAACGAAGGGATAATCTACGCCTTTGATGTGGGGGAGGACAGGCTGAAGGAGACCAGGCTCAACCTCTCGCGCCTCGGCGTCACAAATACTATCCTCTTCCACAAGTCGTCGCTCTACATAGACGAGCTCGGGGTCGAGTTCGACAAAATTCTCCTCGACGCTCCGTGTACAGGCTCCGGCACGATCCACAAGAACCCTGAGAGGAAGGCAAACAGGACGATGGACGACATAAAGTTCTGTCAGGGCCTCCAGATGCAGCTCCTTGAAAAGGGCTTAAGCGTCCTCAAGAATGGGGGAATCCTCGTCTACTCTACCTGTTCCCTTGAGCCTGAGGAGAATGAGTTCGTAATTCAGTGGGTTCTGGACAACTTCGACGTTGAGCTCCTCCCGCTCCGCTACGGTGAGCCCGCGCTGACGAAGCCATTTGGAATCGAGCTGAGCGAGGAAATAAAGAAGGCGAGGCGCTTCTATCCTGACAAACACGGGACGAGCGGTTTCTTTGTTGCGAAGCTCAGGAAGCTTTAG